One genomic window of Hyperolius riggenbachi isolate aHypRig1 chromosome 7, aHypRig1.pri, whole genome shotgun sequence includes the following:
- the GPER1 gene encoding G-protein coupled estrogen receptor 1, which translates to MMDEYQTETPSITCNFSLLELNMSYYCNESLATSSLLDVNRHYFIGLILSCLYTILLFPIGFIGNIVILVVNIRFREKMSIPDLYFINLAAADLILVVDSLIEVFNLSEKYYDITILCTFMSLFLQINMYSSIFFLTWMSFDRYIALTKVLKSNIFRTKEHARLSCGLIWMASISATLLPFTVVQVQHTEDRQFCFADVQEIQWLEVTLGFIIPFTIIGLCYSLIIRVLIRAHKLRNLRPRRQKALRMIVVVVLVFFICWLPENVFISIGLLRSNEDRPNDQSFRHSHPLTGHIVNLAAFSNSCLNPLIYSFLGETFRDKLRLYIKDKRNMSALNRFCQASLKSVIPDSMEQQSECKYNSGV; encoded by the coding sequence ATGATGGATGAGTATCAAACAGAAACCCCATCAATTACTTGCAATTTCTCATTACTGGAGCTGAACATGTCGTATTATTGCAATGAAAGCCTGGCCACCAGCAGCTTATTAGATGTGAACAGGCACTATTTCATTGGGCTGATCTTATCGTGTCTCTACACCATTCTTCTTTTTCCTATCGGCTTCATTGGAAACATTGTGATCTTGGTCGTAAACATTCGCTTCCGAGAAAAGATGAGCATCCCAGATTTGTACTTCATCAATTTGGCAGCTGCTGATCTCATCCTGGTGGTGGACTCGCTTATCGAAGTCTTCAACCTCAGCGAGAAATATTATGATATTACCATCTTGTGCACATTCATGTCCCTTTTCCTTCAGATCAATATGTATAGCAGTATCTTCTTTCTCACGTGGATGAGCTTCGACAGGTATATTGCACTAACAAAGGTCTTGAAATCCAACATCTTTCGGACTAAGGAACATGCCAGACTGAGCTGCGGCCTCATCTGGATGGCGTCCATATCTGCCACTTTGCTGCCGTTTACCGTGGTCCAAGTGCAGCACACAGAGGACAGGCAATTCTGCTTTGCGGACGTTCAGGAAATTCAATGGTTAGAAGTCACACTTGGATTCATCATTCCATTCACAATCATTGGCCTGTGCTACTCACTTATAATTCGTGTGTTGATAAGGGCACACAAACTCAGAAACCTAAGACCTCGACGTCAGAAGGCCTTGAGGATGATTGTGGTTGTTGTCTTGGTGTTTTTTATTTGCTGGCTGCCAGAGAATGTGTTTATCAGCATTGGACTACTTCGAAGTAATGAAGACAGGCCAAATGACCAATCTTTCCGGCACAGCCATCCACTCACAGGACACATCGTAAATTTGGCAGCCTTTTCCAACAGCTGCTTGAACCCATTGATATACAGTTTTTTAGGTGAAACATTTAGAGACAAGTTACGCCTATATATCAAGGACAAGAGAAACATGTCTGCTCTCAACCGTTTCTGCCAAGCCTCCCTAAAATCGGTCATCCCTGACAGCATGGAGCAACAATCAGAATGCAAATATAACAGTGGTGTGTAA